Proteins from a single region of Sphingopyxis sp. BSN-002:
- a CDS encoding SDR family NAD(P)-dependent oxidoreductase, with the protein MHIVMTGATSGFGANAAGRLAAAGHRLTIGARRPEAVDAAWRAAALPLDLDDFASVDRFAEAVTNGQPVDALVLNAGLQTSKLETGADGFERTFAVNQLAHFRLLLRLLPHLAPGARVILTGSGTHDPEEKTLVTPPAHANAEWLAYPDRDPTLPKKDQAQAFRAYSSSKLANIMTARELARRRPDLAAMSFDPGYVPWTGLARSSGKIISSLVSLILPLTMKRDRKSTIALSGEYLAALAAEPAYAGAQGDYWSVRNPALVRIEQSALARDDAACAKLWDDCAGLMGLEV; encoded by the coding sequence ATGCACATAGTGATGACGGGCGCGACATCGGGTTTCGGAGCCAATGCGGCGGGGCGGCTCGCGGCCGCCGGGCACAGGCTGACCATCGGGGCGCGGCGCCCCGAGGCGGTCGATGCGGCGTGGCGCGCCGCGGCGCTGCCGCTCGATCTCGACGATTTCGCATCGGTCGACCGCTTTGCCGAGGCGGTGACGAATGGGCAGCCGGTCGATGCGCTGGTGCTCAATGCGGGGCTGCAGACGTCGAAGCTGGAGACGGGCGCGGACGGTTTCGAGCGGACCTTTGCCGTCAACCAGCTTGCGCATTTCCGGCTGCTCCTTCGCCTGCTGCCGCATCTCGCGCCGGGCGCGCGGGTGATCCTCACGGGGAGCGGGACGCACGATCCCGAGGAAAAGACGCTGGTGACGCCCCCCGCGCACGCCAATGCCGAATGGCTGGCGTACCCCGATCGCGACCCGACGCTGCCGAAGAAGGATCAGGCGCAGGCATTTCGCGCCTATAGTTCGTCGAAGCTCGCCAATATCATGACCGCGCGCGAACTGGCGCGCCGGCGTCCCGACCTCGCCGCGATGAGCTTCGACCCCGGCTATGTGCCGTGGACCGGGCTGGCGCGGTCGAGCGGGAAGATTATATCGTCACTGGTCAGCCTGATCCTGCCGCTCACGATGAAGCGCGACCGCAAGAGCACGATCGCGCTGTCGGGTGAATATCTCGCGGCGCTGGCGGCGGAGCCGGCCTATGCCGGGGCGCAGGGCGATTACTGGTCGGTGCGCAATCCGGCGCTGGTGCGGATCGAGCAGTCGGCGCTGGCGCGCGACGATGCGGCATGCGCGAAGCTGTGGGATGATTGTGCGGGGTTGATGGGGTTGGAGGTGTAG
- a CDS encoding helix-turn-helix domain-containing protein — MTDDENNLGTCPVDRGLMRVGDRWSILILRDIERGLTRYDQMRTSLGIAPNILARRLSALAEAGLIEKRRYSSRPPRDEYLLTEAGRDFLPILAAIGAWGAKYNGTGALTRQIDVETGKAIRPVVVDANTGAPIGSRPLEFEYPG, encoded by the coding sequence ATGACCGACGACGAAAATAATTTGGGGACCTGCCCCGTCGACCGCGGGCTGATGCGCGTCGGCGACCGCTGGAGCATCCTGATCCTCCGCGACATCGAACGCGGGCTCACCCGCTATGACCAGATGCGGACCAGCCTCGGCATCGCGCCGAACATATTGGCGCGGCGGCTGTCGGCGCTCGCCGAAGCGGGGCTGATCGAAAAGCGGCGTTACAGCAGCCGCCCGCCGCGCGACGAATATCTGCTCACCGAAGCCGGGCGTGATTTCTTGCCGATCCTCGCCGCGATCGGCGCGTGGGGAGCAAAGTACAACGGCACGGGCGCACTCACGCGCCAGATCGACGTCGAGACCGGCAAGGCGATCCGGCCGGTCGTCGTCGACGCCAACACCGGCGCGCCGATCGGCTCGCGCCCGCTCGAGTTCGAATATCCAGGCTAA
- a CDS encoding SDR family NAD(P)-dependent oxidoreductase, with protein MANSDRPPTLSRSIAGRVAIVTGAASGMGRATALLLASEGAKVAVTDLDLAACEAVAAEAGPNAKAFALDVADGEAIKAIVAAIADHFGGIDILINNAGVSSFAPLDAEDEYEAIWHRALAVMLTAHQRMVRSALPWLRQSDAARIVNIASTEGLGATPGDTPYVAAKTGVTGLTRGLAVDLGKDGITVNCICPGPIRTGMTDKVPEEDKALFAKRRTALRRYGEPEEVAHVTLSLVLPAASYITGAVIPVDGGLMARNA; from the coding sequence ATGGCCAACTCGGATCGACCCCCAACCCTCTCCCGCTCCATCGCCGGCCGTGTCGCGATCGTCACCGGCGCGGCGAGCGGCATGGGCCGTGCAACCGCGTTGCTGCTCGCGAGCGAAGGCGCGAAGGTCGCGGTCACCGACCTCGATCTTGCCGCCTGCGAAGCCGTCGCCGCCGAGGCCGGCCCGAATGCCAAAGCCTTCGCGCTCGATGTCGCCGACGGCGAGGCGATCAAGGCCATAGTCGCAGCCATCGCCGATCATTTCGGCGGCATCGACATCCTCATCAACAACGCCGGCGTTTCGAGCTTCGCCCCGCTCGACGCGGAGGATGAATATGAGGCGATCTGGCACCGCGCGCTCGCGGTGATGCTGACCGCGCACCAGCGCATGGTCCGCTCCGCGCTTCCGTGGCTCCGCCAAAGCGACGCCGCACGCATCGTCAACATCGCCTCGACCGAAGGTCTCGGCGCAACGCCCGGCGATACGCCCTATGTCGCCGCCAAGACCGGCGTCACCGGCCTGACCCGCGGCCTCGCGGTCGACCTCGGCAAGGACGGCATCACGGTCAACTGCATCTGCCCCGGCCCGATCCGCACTGGCATGACCGACAAGGTGCCCGAAGAGGACAAGGCGCTCTTCGCGAAGCGCCGCACCGCGCTCCGCCGCTATGGCGAACCCGAGGAAGTCGCGCACGTGACGCTCAGCCTCGTCCTGCCCGCGGCGAGCTATATCACCGGGGCAGTGATCCCCGTCGATGGCGGACTGATGGCGCGGAATGCCTAG
- a CDS encoding M2 family metallopeptidase, whose amino-acid sequence MKAMISTLSLALSLAVATPVFAQSAPTAADADAFIASVEKDLFDYTVEASQVNWVNATYITEDTDAMAARINAVGTEKSVKYALEAAKYMNVAGLSADTKRKLDILRTGIVLPAPTTPGAATELNNIATDLQSQYGKGRGTLDGKEISGSDIEAEMGNLNRTPAEFAEMWTSWHNNVGAPMKDDYVKMVGIANAGAKELGFADTGAMWRSGYDMPPEEFAKTTEKIWQDMKPLYVALHTYVRWKLNEKYGDAVQPKTGPIRADLLGNMWAQEWGNIYDLVKPQGAGDLGYDVGDLLKEKGKGPLDMVKAGENFYSSLGFAPLPETFWKRSQFLKPADREVICHASAWDVDNKDDIRIKMCIKVNADDFTTIHHELGHNYYQRAYNKQPFLYLNGANDGFHEAIGDFVALSITPQYLVDIGLLDKSKVPSADKDIGLLLRQAMDKVAFLPFGLLVDRWRWGVFDGSIKPADYNKAWTDLRKQYQGIVPPGERPANAFDAGAKFHIPGNTPYTRYFLARVLQFQFYQAACKQAGWKGPLHRCSFYGNKEVGAKLNAMLEMGASKPWPDALQAFTGSREMSGKAMADYFAPLKKWLDEQNKGKPQGW is encoded by the coding sequence ATGAAAGCCATGATCTCGACGCTGTCGCTTGCCCTGTCGCTTGCGGTGGCGACCCCCGTTTTCGCCCAGTCCGCCCCCACCGCTGCGGACGCCGACGCGTTTATCGCTTCGGTCGAAAAGGATCTGTTCGACTATACCGTCGAAGCAAGCCAGGTGAACTGGGTCAACGCGACCTACATCACCGAGGATACCGATGCGATGGCGGCGCGGATCAACGCGGTCGGCACCGAAAAGTCGGTCAAATATGCGCTCGAAGCCGCGAAATATATGAATGTCGCAGGGCTGAGCGCCGATACGAAGCGCAAGCTCGATATTCTGCGCACCGGCATCGTGCTGCCGGCGCCGACGACGCCCGGCGCCGCGACCGAGCTCAACAATATCGCGACCGACCTGCAGTCACAGTACGGCAAGGGCCGCGGCACGCTGGACGGCAAGGAAATCTCCGGCTCGGATATCGAGGCCGAGATGGGCAATCTCAACCGCACGCCTGCCGAGTTCGCCGAGATGTGGACGAGCTGGCACAACAATGTCGGCGCGCCGATGAAGGACGATTACGTCAAGATGGTCGGCATCGCGAACGCGGGGGCGAAGGAACTGGGTTTCGCCGACACCGGCGCGATGTGGCGCTCGGGCTACGACATGCCGCCGGAGGAGTTCGCCAAGACCACCGAGAAGATCTGGCAGGACATGAAGCCGCTTTATGTGGCGCTTCACACCTATGTCCGCTGGAAACTGAACGAGAAATATGGCGACGCCGTGCAGCCCAAGACCGGCCCGATCCGCGCCGATCTGCTTGGCAATATGTGGGCGCAGGAATGGGGCAATATCTACGACCTCGTGAAACCGCAGGGCGCGGGGGACCTGGGCTATGACGTCGGCGATCTGCTCAAGGAAAAGGGCAAGGGTCCGCTCGACATGGTCAAGGCGGGCGAGAATTTCTATTCGTCGCTCGGCTTCGCGCCGCTTCCGGAAACCTTCTGGAAGCGCAGCCAGTTCCTGAAGCCCGCCGACCGTGAGGTCATCTGCCACGCCTCGGCATGGGACGTCGACAACAAGGACGATATCCGGATCAAGATGTGCATCAAGGTGAACGCCGACGACTTCACGACGATCCACCACGAGCTTGGCCACAATTATTACCAGCGTGCCTATAACAAGCAGCCGTTCCTGTATCTCAATGGCGCCAACGACGGCTTCCATGAAGCGATCGGCGATTTCGTCGCGCTGTCGATCACGCCGCAGTATCTGGTCGACATCGGCCTGCTCGACAAATCGAAGGTGCCGAGCGCCGACAAGGACATCGGGCTGCTGCTGCGGCAGGCGATGGACAAGGTTGCGTTCTTGCCTTTCGGTCTGCTCGTCGATCGCTGGCGCTGGGGCGTCTTCGACGGTTCGATCAAGCCCGCCGACTACAACAAGGCGTGGACCGACCTGCGCAAGCAGTACCAGGGCATCGTGCCGCCGGGCGAGCGGCCGGCGAACGCGTTCGACGCGGGCGCGAAGTTCCATATACCGGGTAACACGCCGTACACGCGCTACTTCCTCGCCCGGGTGCTGCAGTTCCAATTCTACCAGGCGGCATGCAAGCAGGCGGGCTGGAAGGGCCCGCTCCACCGTTGCTCCTTCTATGGCAACAAGGAGGTCGGCGCGAAGCTGAACGCGATGCTCGAAATGGGCGCGTCGAAGCCCTGGCCCGACGCGCTGCAGGCCTTCACCGGCAGCCGCGAGATGTCGGGCAAGGCAATGGCCGACTATTTCGCGCCGCTGAAGAAATGGCTCGACGAACAGAACAAGGGCAAGCCGCAAGGCTGGTAA
- a CDS encoding peroxiredoxin, translating to MTIQTGDKLPDATFVKVTENGPEQVTTADYFKGRKVALFSVPGAFTPTCSAKHLPGFVDKADELKAKGVDEIVCTAVNDAFVMGAWGKSASAGDSVTMLADGNGAFADAVGLTMDGTAFGMGKRGQRFSMIVNDGVVEQLNVEAPGEFKVSSADHMLEQL from the coding sequence ATGACGATCCAGACCGGCGACAAGCTGCCCGACGCGACCTTCGTGAAGGTTACCGAAAACGGCCCCGAACAGGTCACCACCGCCGATTATTTCAAGGGCCGCAAGGTCGCGCTCTTCTCGGTCCCCGGCGCCTTCACCCCGACCTGCTCGGCCAAGCACCTCCCGGGCTTCGTCGACAAGGCCGACGAGCTGAAGGCCAAGGGCGTCGACGAGATCGTCTGTACCGCGGTCAACGACGCCTTCGTGATGGGCGCATGGGGCAAGAGCGCCAGCGCCGGCGACAGCGTCACCATGCTCGCCGACGGCAACGGCGCCTTCGCCGACGCGGTCGGCCTGACGATGGACGGCACCGCCTTCGGCATGGGCAAGCGCGGCCAGCGCTTCTCGATGATCGTCAACGACGGCGTCGTCGAACAGCTCAACGTCGAAGCCCCCGGCGAATTCAAGGTGTCGAGCGCCGACCATATGCTCGAACAGCTCTAA
- a CDS encoding TetR/AcrR family transcriptional regulator, protein MATKTTPGQSTRDKLIDAAFRAVARDGLADTNVKSIAAEAGVNPGLLHYHFASKDALIEAAVESATAHYLAEIDALVEATPRAELFDAYVTFAAATLDANRDLFRVRLALGARAMNDTRLAEWLETGNAAVRGRLATIFAAGAGRDAPDDGDRLRARMTKAAFEGMMLSWLTQPDFPMREALGEWAAGMRAGLR, encoded by the coding sequence ATGGCGACGAAGACCACCCCCGGACAAAGCACGCGCGACAAGCTGATCGACGCGGCATTCCGCGCGGTCGCGCGCGACGGGCTCGCCGACACCAACGTCAAGTCGATCGCCGCCGAGGCGGGGGTCAATCCGGGGCTGCTCCACTATCATTTCGCGAGCAAGGATGCGCTGATCGAGGCCGCGGTCGAAAGCGCGACCGCGCATTATCTGGCAGAGATCGATGCGCTGGTCGAGGCGACCCCCAGGGCCGAACTGTTCGATGCTTATGTTACCTTCGCCGCGGCGACGCTCGACGCCAATCGCGACCTGTTCCGCGTCCGGCTGGCGCTCGGCGCGCGCGCGATGAACGATACGCGGCTGGCCGAATGGCTGGAGACGGGCAATGCGGCCGTGCGCGGCCGGTTGGCGACGATCTTTGCCGCAGGGGCGGGGCGCGACGCGCCCGACGACGGCGATCGGCTGCGCGCGCGCATGACCAAGGCGGCGTTCGAGGGCATGATGCTGTCATGGCTGACGCAGCCCGATTTCCCGATGCGCGAGGCGCTGGGCGAATGGGCGGCGGGTATGCGCGCGGGGCTGCGCTAA
- a CDS encoding YqgE/AlgH family protein, with product METTPTFFTGQLLLALPGIGDPRFEHAVIAMVSHDEDGAMGIGIADPIDGMTVGAVLDQLEIEHDEPLEQPVYLGGPVEQTRGFVIHSRDWAGAEAIQVADRWMVSSSHDILRAIGEGRGPSHWLVALGYAGWSPGQLEEEMVRHGWHVTPGSDAILFETPPASRWQAAFAEAGVDSRLLTTEGGEA from the coding sequence ATGGAAACGACGCCGACCTTCTTTACCGGCCAGCTGCTGCTCGCGTTGCCCGGAATCGGCGACCCCCGTTTCGAGCATGCCGTGATCGCGATGGTCAGCCATGACGAGGATGGCGCGATGGGGATCGGCATCGCCGACCCGATCGACGGGATGACGGTCGGCGCGGTGCTCGACCAGCTCGAGATCGAGCATGACGAGCCGCTGGAGCAACCGGTCTATCTGGGCGGCCCGGTCGAGCAGACGCGCGGCTTCGTGATCCACAGCCGCGACTGGGCGGGCGCCGAGGCGATCCAGGTCGCCGACCGCTGGATGGTGTCGAGCTCGCACGACATCTTGCGCGCGATCGGGGAAGGCCGCGGCCCGTCGCACTGGCTCGTCGCGCTGGGCTATGCTGGCTGGTCGCCGGGGCAGCTCGAAGAGGAAATGGTCCGCCACGGCTGGCATGTGACGCCGGGAAGCGATGCCATATTGTTCGAAACGCCGCCCGCCAGTCGCTGGCAGGCGGCGTTCGCCGAAGCGGGTGTGGACTCCCGCCTGCTCACCACCGAGGGCGGTGAGGCGTAA
- a CDS encoding AMP nucleosidase has product MTSNSSQDTSDPAALVEGIITELQDKFRTSVANLKSAIAAYVHDRTLPPADAAATGLFDYPAIRLVTTGEQREGQKGHNLAFGRFERAGEFVTTVTRPDLFADYLRDQLTLLARHYDIELSVTRTGQQIPFPYVLDASDGSDMGGVTPLELARHFPTTELADIGDELADGLFGQDPAAPQALALFDALRTDFSLARLRHYTGTAPEHFQRYILFTNYHRYVDEFVAWAGAQVGQGRYTALAGAAGLYVDQPGVNASALVADSAWRRHQMPAYHLIAPDGGGITLVNIGVGPSNAKTICDHLAVLRPEAWLMIGHCGGLRPSQRIGDYVLAHAYLRDDHILDAVLPVEIPIPPIAEVQVALASAAEAVSGATGADLKKRMRTGTVVTTDDRNWELRYTDSALRFSQSRAIGIDMESATIAAQGYRFRVPYGTLLCVSDKPLHGELKLPGQANRFYEEAIAAHLQIGIRACETMRDEGAKLHSRKLRAFNEPPFR; this is encoded by the coding sequence ATGACATCCAACTCATCGCAAGACACCTCCGATCCCGCAGCCCTCGTTGAAGGGATCATTACCGAGCTTCAGGACAAGTTCCGCACCTCGGTTGCCAACCTCAAATCGGCCATCGCCGCCTATGTGCACGATCGCACCCTGCCGCCGGCCGACGCCGCCGCAACGGGGCTGTTCGACTATCCGGCAATCCGCCTCGTCACCACGGGTGAGCAACGCGAGGGGCAGAAGGGCCATAACCTCGCCTTCGGCCGTTTTGAACGCGCGGGCGAGTTCGTCACCACGGTCACACGTCCCGACCTGTTCGCCGATTATCTCCGCGACCAGCTCACCTTGCTCGCACGTCACTATGACATCGAACTGTCGGTCACGCGCACCGGGCAGCAGATCCCCTTCCCTTATGTGCTCGACGCCAGCGACGGGTCGGACATGGGCGGCGTCACCCCGCTCGAACTCGCGCGCCATTTCCCGACCACCGAGCTCGCCGACATCGGCGACGAACTCGCCGACGGCCTGTTCGGGCAGGATCCCGCCGCACCGCAGGCGCTCGCCTTGTTCGACGCGCTGCGCACCGACTTCTCCCTCGCGCGCCTTCGCCACTACACCGGCACCGCGCCCGAGCATTTTCAGCGCTACATCCTCTTCACTAACTACCACCGCTATGTCGACGAATTCGTCGCATGGGCCGGCGCGCAGGTCGGTCAGGGCCGCTACACCGCGCTCGCGGGCGCTGCGGGGCTCTACGTCGACCAGCCCGGCGTCAACGCCAGCGCGCTCGTCGCCGACAGCGCCTGGCGGCGGCACCAGATGCCCGCCTATCACCTGATCGCCCCTGACGGCGGCGGCATCACCCTCGTCAACATCGGCGTCGGTCCCTCGAACGCGAAGACGATCTGCGACCATCTCGCGGTGCTGCGTCCCGAGGCATGGCTGATGATCGGCCATTGCGGCGGCCTTCGCCCCAGCCAGCGCATCGGCGACTATGTCCTCGCCCACGCTTACCTCCGCGACGATCATATCCTCGACGCGGTGCTGCCGGTCGAAATCCCGATCCCGCCGATCGCCGAAGTGCAGGTCGCGCTCGCGAGCGCCGCCGAAGCGGTGTCGGGCGCCACCGGCGCCGACCTCAAGAAGCGCATGCGCACCGGCACCGTTGTCACCACCGACGACCGCAACTGGGAGCTGCGCTACACCGATAGTGCGCTGCGCTTCTCGCAATCGCGCGCGATCGGCATCGACATGGAAAGCGCGACGATCGCCGCGCAAGGCTACCGCTTCCGCGTCCCCTACGGCACCCTGCTCTGCGTCAGCGACAAGCCGCTCCACGGCGAACTGAAGCTGCCCGGACAGGCAAACCGCTTCTACGAGGAAGCGATCGCAGCGCATCTCCAGATCGGCATCCGCGCGTGCGAGACGATGCGCGACGAGGGCGCCAAGCTCCACAGCCGCAAGCTCCGCGCGTTCAACGAACCGCCGTTCAGATGA
- a CDS encoding SDR family oxidoreductase: MTIPTGTALITGASTGLGAVYADRLAKRGHDLILVARNGAQMEDLAAKLRAETGVAVDVIAADLTKSDDVTRIEQRLIDDAAITLFVNNAGMSLNGGTLENSAAEIETIIALNITAAARLAIAAGKAFSARGKGAIVNIASVLALAPETFEGVYSGSKAFLLNLSHALATTGREKGFHVQAVLPGATRTEIWERSGKDVDAFPAEMVMGAGDLVDAALTGLDRGEEVTIPPLADEDQWKTYYAARLAMGPNLSKRDAAPRYR; the protein is encoded by the coding sequence ATGACGATTCCCACTGGAACGGCCCTGATCACGGGTGCCTCGACCGGCCTTGGCGCCGTTTATGCCGACCGCCTCGCCAAGCGCGGGCACGACCTGATCCTCGTCGCGCGCAATGGCGCGCAGATGGAAGACCTCGCAGCGAAGCTGCGCGCCGAAACCGGCGTGGCGGTCGATGTGATCGCCGCCGACCTGACCAAGAGCGACGATGTGACGCGCATCGAACAGCGCCTGATCGACGATGCCGCGATCACATTGTTCGTGAACAACGCCGGCATGTCGCTGAACGGCGGGACGCTTGAGAATAGCGCGGCCGAGATCGAGACGATCATCGCGCTCAACATCACCGCCGCGGCGCGGCTCGCGATCGCGGCGGGCAAGGCGTTCAGCGCGCGTGGCAAGGGCGCGATCGTCAACATCGCTTCGGTCCTCGCGCTCGCGCCCGAGACGTTCGAAGGCGTGTACAGCGGATCGAAGGCGTTCCTGCTCAACCTCAGCCATGCGCTCGCGACGACCGGCCGCGAAAAGGGCTTCCATGTCCAGGCGGTGCTCCCCGGCGCGACGCGCACCGAAATCTGGGAGCGGTCGGGCAAGGATGTCGATGCGTTCCCCGCCGAGATGGTGATGGGTGCGGGCGATCTGGTCGACGCGGCGCTGACCGGGCTCGATCGCGGCGAGGAAGTGACGATCCCGCCGCTCGCCGACGAAGACCAGTGGAAGACCTATTATGCCGCGCGGCTCGCGATGGGGCCGAACCTGTCGAAGCGCGACGCGGCGCCGCGTTACCGGTGA
- a CDS encoding SRPBCC family protein, with protein sequence MELKFRVAARIAKPVHEVFEAVADPAKLSHYFTTGGAKGRLETGATVEWDFHDFPGAFPVYVIEVVEDEKIVLEWQANEGEAPNVEGGDLKDADYRTRVTMSFKGLDDGRTLVEIAEEGWRENQGALGASYGNCQGWSQMLCALKVWIEHGINLREGMYK encoded by the coding sequence ATGGAACTGAAATTTCGGGTTGCGGCGCGGATTGCGAAGCCGGTGCACGAGGTGTTCGAGGCGGTCGCCGACCCCGCGAAGCTGTCGCACTATTTCACGACGGGCGGCGCGAAGGGGCGGCTGGAGACCGGCGCGACGGTGGAGTGGGACTTCCACGACTTTCCGGGTGCGTTTCCGGTGTATGTGATCGAGGTCGTCGAAGACGAGAAGATCGTCCTCGAATGGCAGGCGAATGAGGGCGAGGCGCCGAATGTCGAGGGCGGCGATCTGAAGGACGCCGATTACCGCACGCGCGTGACGATGAGCTTCAAGGGGCTCGACGATGGCCGCACGCTCGTCGAGATCGCCGAGGAAGGCTGGCGCGAGAATCAGGGCGCGCTCGGCGCCTCCTACGGCAATTGTCAGGGCTGGTCGCAGATGCTGTGCGCGCTCAAGGTGTGGATCGAGCACGGGATCAATTTGCGCGAGGGCATGTACAAGTAG
- a CDS encoding helix-turn-helix domain-containing protein, translated as MSIHEEYDRVFKALSSHVRRQMLDTLRDQPLTTGTLCGNFANIDRCTVMQHLKVLEDAGLVIAERRGRERWNHLNAMPIQDIHDRWIGPHAAAATARLARFKQSVEAQ; from the coding sequence ATGTCAATCCACGAAGAATATGATCGTGTTTTCAAAGCCCTGTCATCGCACGTCCGCCGCCAGATGCTCGATACGCTGAGGGACCAGCCGCTGACAACCGGCACGCTGTGCGGCAACTTCGCCAACATCGACCGCTGCACGGTGATGCAACATCTGAAGGTGCTGGAAGACGCCGGCCTCGTGATCGCCGAGCGCCGCGGCCGCGAACGATGGAACCATCTCAACGCGATGCCGATCCAGGACATCCACGACCGCTGGATCGGCCCGCACGCCGCCGCCGCAACCGCGCGGCTCGCACGGTTCAAACAGTCGGTCGAGGCGCAATGA